One Micromonospora sp. WMMD1120 genomic region harbors:
- a CDS encoding metal ABC transporter permease, which translates to MELFQYPYMQRALIGALVIGLAAPALGIYLVQRRLALIGDGVGHVALTGVGAGLLLNRSPVLVAVIAATIGAIAIEVVRARGRTSGDLALALLFYGGIAGGVLLVGLSDATSANLNAYLFGSLTTISPADLLTIGVLGAAILVTMIALRPALFAVSHDEEYARVSGLPVRTLNLLIAVATAVTVTIAMRAVGVLLISALMVVPVATAQQVTRGFRSTMAAAMALGLFAAGSGVWIAATADTAPGASVVLVAIASFLVVAVAGGVWRTLRRRATPAATPVPEPHEVVLS; encoded by the coding sequence ATGGAACTCTTCCAGTACCCCTACATGCAGCGCGCCCTGATCGGCGCGTTGGTGATCGGCCTGGCCGCGCCGGCGCTCGGCATCTACCTGGTGCAGCGCCGGTTGGCGCTGATCGGCGACGGTGTCGGGCACGTGGCGTTGACCGGCGTCGGGGCCGGCCTGCTCCTCAACCGCTCCCCGGTGCTGGTCGCGGTGATCGCCGCCACCATCGGCGCGATCGCCATCGAGGTGGTCCGCGCCCGCGGGCGTACCTCCGGTGACCTGGCCCTGGCCCTGCTCTTCTACGGGGGCATCGCGGGCGGTGTGCTGCTGGTCGGCCTCTCCGACGCGACCAGCGCGAACCTCAACGCCTACCTGTTCGGGTCGCTGACCACCATCTCCCCCGCCGACCTGCTCACCATCGGGGTGCTCGGCGCGGCCATCCTGGTCACGATGATCGCGCTGCGGCCGGCCCTCTTCGCGGTCAGCCACGACGAGGAGTACGCCCGGGTCTCCGGCCTGCCGGTCCGGACCCTGAACCTGCTCATCGCGGTCGCCACGGCGGTCACCGTGACCATCGCGATGCGGGCCGTCGGCGTGCTGCTGATCAGCGCCCTGATGGTGGTGCCGGTCGCCACCGCCCAACAGGTCACCCGGGGGTTCCGGAGCACGATGGCCGCCGCGATGGCGCTCGGGTTGTTCGCCGCCGGCTCGGGTGTGTGGATCGCGGCCACCGCCGACACCGCTCCGGGCGCCTCGGTGGTCCTGGTGGCGATCGCGTCCTTCCTGGTCGTGGCCGTGGCCGGTGGCGTCTGGCGGACGCTGCGCCGCCGGGCGACACCGGCCGCCACGCCGGTGCCGGAGCCGCACGAGGTGGTGCTGAGCTGA
- a CDS encoding Fur family transcriptional regulator, translating to MSESGAAVRNTRQRSAVSALLGEMEGFHSAQDLHAMLRQRGERVGLTTVYRTLQGLADAGEIDVMRPPGGEHLYRRCSEGHHHHLVCRACGRTVEVAGPAVESWADRVATQHGYADVSHTLEIFGTCPACLR from the coding sequence ATGAGCGAGAGCGGCGCCGCGGTGCGCAACACCCGGCAGCGCTCGGCGGTGAGCGCGCTGTTGGGCGAGATGGAGGGCTTCCACAGCGCCCAGGACCTGCACGCCATGCTGCGCCAGCGCGGCGAGCGGGTCGGCCTGACCACCGTCTACCGCACCCTTCAGGGGCTGGCCGACGCGGGCGAGATCGACGTGATGCGCCCGCCGGGTGGCGAGCACCTCTACCGCCGGTGCAGCGAGGGGCACCACCACCACCTGGTCTGCCGGGCCTGCGGGCGTACCGTCGAGGTGGCCGGCCCGGCGGTGGAGAGCTGGGCCGACCGGGTCGCCACCCAGCACGGCTACGCCGACGTCAGCCACACCCTGGAGATCTTCGGCACCTGCCCGGCCTGCCTCCGCTGA
- a CDS encoding metalloregulator ArsR/SmtB family transcription factor: protein MTSATGYDGFDGASELLRALSAPIRLAIVSELSGGERCVHELVEKLGAAQPLVSQHLRVLRGAGVVRGSRRGREIAYSLVDEHVAHIVADAVSHAGEGS, encoded by the coding sequence ATGACCAGCGCGACGGGCTATGACGGGTTCGACGGGGCCAGCGAGTTGCTCCGTGCCCTGTCCGCACCCATCCGGCTGGCCATCGTCAGCGAGCTGTCCGGCGGCGAACGGTGCGTCCACGAGCTGGTGGAGAAGCTCGGGGCCGCGCAGCCACTCGTCTCCCAGCACCTGCGGGTGCTGCGTGGGGCGGGTGTGGTGCGCGGCTCCCGCCGTGGCCGGGAGATCGCGTACAGCCTGGTCGACGAGCATGTCGCACACATCGTGGCGGACGCGGTCAGCCACGCCGGGGAGGGGTCATGA
- a CDS encoding metal ABC transporter ATP-binding protein, translated as MTAPVITVEHGVVGYDGRPVLRDVSFTVTAGEVVAVLGANGSGKSTLIRAVLGLVPISAGSVTLFDRPVRRFRQWARIGYVPQRLGAGGGVPATVREVVASGRLARRGVLRPPGRADRAAVDAALLAVGLADRAGDPVSTLSGGQQQRTLIARALAGEPELLVLDEPTAGVDAVSQEAFADALRDFVAGGGTVLLVAHELGPLRPVISRAVVVHEGRIAHDGAVPDPAGHHAEPGHDHVHPHCYDEPAGLWSN; from the coding sequence GTGACCGCACCTGTCATCACCGTCGAGCACGGGGTGGTCGGCTACGACGGCCGCCCCGTGCTCCGGGACGTCTCGTTCACGGTGACCGCCGGCGAGGTGGTAGCGGTGCTCGGCGCCAACGGCTCCGGCAAGTCGACGCTGATCCGCGCCGTGCTCGGGCTGGTGCCGATCAGCGCCGGCTCGGTCACCCTCTTCGACCGGCCGGTGCGGCGCTTCCGGCAGTGGGCCCGCATCGGGTACGTCCCGCAGCGGCTGGGCGCCGGCGGCGGCGTACCGGCCACCGTCCGCGAGGTGGTGGCCTCCGGCCGGCTGGCCCGCCGGGGAGTGCTGCGGCCCCCCGGTCGCGCCGACCGGGCCGCCGTCGACGCCGCCCTGCTCGCTGTCGGGCTCGCCGACCGGGCCGGCGACCCGGTGTCCACGCTCTCCGGCGGCCAGCAGCAGCGCACCCTGATCGCCCGGGCACTGGCCGGCGAGCCGGAGCTGCTGGTGCTCGACGAGCCCACCGCCGGTGTGGACGCGGTCAGCCAGGAGGCGTTCGCCGACGCGCTGCGCGACTTCGTGGCCGGCGGCGGGACGGTGCTGCTCGTCGCGCACGAGCTGGGTCCGCTGCGGCCGGTGATCAGCCGGGCTGTCGTCGTACACGAGGGTCGCATCGCCCACGACGGCGCGGTGCCGGACCCGGCCGGGCATCACGCGGAGCCCGGCCACGACCACGTGCATCCGCACTGCTACGACGAGCCCGCCGGGCTGTGGAGCAACTGA